One window of Pseudomonas urmiensis genomic DNA carries:
- the kdpB gene encoding potassium-transporting ATPase subunit KdpB, translating into MNMPIAEVKAPRVSADQTRLAALWRPALIQALVKLDPRQLKRSPVMLVVELTAILTTLLCFAPDSGVSTTVAVQIALWLWFTVLFANFAEALAEGRGKARADSLKAGSQGLQATRRNAAGQFEQVAASELRKGDVVKVIAGELIPGDGEVIEGIAAVNEAAITGESAPVIRESGGDRSAVTGNTRLVSDWLLIRISSNPGESTLDRMIALVEGAKRQKTPNEIALDILLIGLTLIFLIVVVTLQPFTHFVGGSLPLIFLAALLVTLIPTTIGGLLSAIGIAGMDRLVRLNVIARSGRAVEAAGDVHTLMLDKTGTITFGNRRCSALHAAPGISAKELGEGALLASLADDTAEGKSIVEYLRQLHDFIEPSPEQLTPIAFSAETRLSGVDLQQHRYRKGAVDAVLAFVGMQRLEMPVPLAKEVERIAQSGGTPLLVCVDKRLLGVIHLKDVVKPGIRERFAQLRKLGIRTVMVTGDNPLTAAAIAAEAGVDDVLAEATPEKKLARIRQEQNDGRLVAMCGDGANDAPALAQADVGMAMNDGTQAAREAANMVDLDSDPTKLLDVVQVGKELLVTRGALTTFSIANDVAKYFAILPALFAAIYPQLGVLNLMQLASPQSAILSAIVFNALIIIVLIPLALRGVRVQAASAAHLLRRNLLIYGVGGIIVPFAGIKLIDLLLNALHLV; encoded by the coding sequence ATGAACATGCCCATTGCTGAAGTTAAAGCGCCGCGCGTCAGCGCCGACCAGACTCGCCTCGCCGCGTTGTGGCGGCCGGCCCTGATCCAGGCGTTGGTCAAGCTCGACCCACGCCAGCTCAAACGCTCGCCGGTGATGCTGGTGGTCGAACTGACCGCCATCCTCACCACCCTGCTGTGCTTCGCGCCGGACAGCGGCGTGAGTACCACGGTGGCGGTGCAGATCGCCCTGTGGCTGTGGTTCACCGTGCTGTTCGCCAACTTCGCCGAAGCCCTCGCCGAAGGCCGTGGCAAGGCCCGCGCCGACAGCCTCAAGGCCGGCAGCCAAGGGCTGCAAGCCACCCGCCGCAACGCCGCTGGCCAGTTCGAGCAGGTTGCCGCCAGCGAGCTGCGCAAGGGCGACGTGGTCAAGGTGATTGCCGGTGAGTTGATCCCCGGTGACGGCGAGGTGATCGAAGGCATCGCTGCGGTCAATGAAGCGGCCATTACCGGTGAATCAGCGCCGGTGATCCGCGAGTCCGGCGGCGACCGCTCGGCCGTCACCGGCAACACCCGGCTGGTGTCCGACTGGCTGCTGATCCGCATCAGCAGCAACCCCGGCGAGTCGACCCTAGACCGCATGATCGCCCTGGTCGAAGGCGCCAAACGGCAGAAAACCCCCAACGAGATTGCCCTGGACATCCTGCTGATTGGTTTGACCCTGATCTTCCTGATCGTGGTGGTGACCTTGCAGCCGTTCACCCATTTCGTGGGAGGGAGCCTGCCACTGATCTTCCTTGCCGCACTGTTGGTCACGCTGATCCCCACCACCATCGGTGGCCTGCTGTCGGCGATTGGTATCGCCGGCATGGATCGCCTGGTGCGGTTGAATGTGATCGCTCGCTCCGGTCGCGCGGTCGAGGCCGCGGGTGATGTGCACACGCTGATGCTCGACAAGACCGGCACCATCACCTTCGGCAACCGTCGTTGCAGCGCGCTGCACGCGGCACCCGGCATTAGCGCCAAAGAGCTGGGGGAGGGCGCCTTGCTTGCGTCGCTGGCCGACGATACTGCCGAAGGCAAGTCGATTGTCGAGTACCTGCGCCAACTGCACGACTTCATCGAGCCCTCGCCTGAGCAATTGACCCCCATCGCCTTCAGCGCCGAGACCCGTCTCTCTGGCGTCGACCTGCAACAACACCGCTACCGCAAGGGCGCCGTCGATGCCGTGTTGGCCTTCGTCGGCATGCAGCGCCTGGAGATGCCCGTGCCGCTGGCCAAGGAGGTCGAACGCATCGCCCAGAGCGGCGGCACGCCATTGCTGGTTTGCGTCGACAAACGCCTGCTCGGCGTGATCCACCTCAAGGACGTGGTCAAGCCCGGCATTCGCGAACGCTTCGCCCAATTGCGCAAGCTGGGCATCCGCACCGTGATGGTCACCGGCGACAACCCGCTGACCGCCGCCGCCATTGCCGCCGAGGCCGGGGTCGATGACGTGCTCGCCGAAGCCACCCCAGAGAAGAAGCTCGCCCGCATCCGCCAGGAGCAGAACGACGGCCGCCTGGTCGCCATGTGTGGTGACGGCGCCAACGATGCCCCGGCCCTGGCCCAGGCAGACGTCGGCATGGCCATGAACGACGGCACCCAGGCGGCCCGCGAGGCGGCCAACATGGTCGACCTGGACAGCGACCCGACCAAACTGCTCGACGTGGTCCAGGTGGGTAAAGAACTGCTGGTCACCCGTGGCGCGCTGACCACCTTCTCGATCGCCAACGACGTGGCCAAGTACTTCGCCATTCTTCCGGCGCTGTTCGCCGCGATCTACCCGCAACTGGGCGTGCTCAACCTGATGCAACTGGCCAGCCCGCAGAGCGCGATCCTTTCGGCGATCGTGTTCAATGCGCTGATCATCATCGTGCTGATCCCGCTGGCCCTGCGCGGCGTGCGCGTGCAAGCCGCCAGCGCCGCCCACCTGCTGCGGCGCAACCTGCTGATCTACGGCGTGGGCGGGATCATCGTGCCGTTTGCCGGGATCAAGCTGATCGACCTGCTGCTCAACGCATTGCACCTGGTGTGA
- the kdpA gene encoding potassium-transporting ATPase subunit KdpA, translating to MHSYDFALLLAFFAIVLLPAPWLGRFYYKVMEGQRTWLSPVLAPVEQGCYRLAGVRPEQEQNWKQYTLALLAFNLAGFLLLFTVLLLQGYLPLNPQQLPGQEWSLAFNTAVSFVTNTNWQAYSGEASVSYLSQMLGLTVQNFVSAATGLAVLVALCRGIARRSSTTLGNFWVDMTRATLYGLLPLCIVLALLLVWQGVPQTFADYAHALTLQGSEQTIPLGPAASQIAIKQLGTNGGGFFGVNSAHPFENPTAWSNLFEVASIILIPVALVFTFGHYVKDLRQSRAILACMLALFLIGGSTALWSEYQPNPAIENAQVQQSAPMEGKESRFGTTGSVLWTVTTTAASNGSVNAMHDSLNPLTGMVAMVNMMVGEVIFGGVGAGLYGMLLFVLIAVFLAGLMIGRTPEYLGKKLQAREVQLLVATLLVMPVGVLVLGAIAASLPGPAAAVTNPGAHGFSQLLYAYTSGTANNGSAFAGFGANTIYHNLMIALAMLIGRFGYILPVLALAGSLAAKKSAPLGHNSFPTHGPLFTSLLLVTILLVGGLTFLPTLALGPIAEHLSLGF from the coding sequence ATGCACAGTTATGATTTCGCGTTGTTGCTGGCGTTCTTCGCAATTGTGCTGCTGCCAGCACCGTGGCTTGGAAGGTTCTACTACAAGGTCATGGAAGGCCAGCGTACCTGGCTGTCACCCGTTCTTGCGCCCGTGGAGCAGGGCTGCTATCGCCTGGCGGGGGTGCGCCCCGAGCAGGAGCAGAACTGGAAGCAGTACACCTTGGCGCTGCTGGCATTCAACCTGGCCGGCTTCCTCCTGCTGTTCACGGTGCTGCTGTTGCAGGGTTACCTGCCACTGAATCCGCAACAGCTACCCGGCCAGGAATGGTCGCTGGCGTTCAACACGGCGGTGAGCTTCGTCACCAACACCAATTGGCAGGCCTATAGCGGTGAAGCTTCGGTCAGCTACCTGAGCCAGATGCTGGGCCTGACCGTGCAGAACTTCGTCAGTGCCGCCACCGGTCTTGCCGTGCTGGTCGCGCTGTGCCGTGGCATCGCCCGGCGCTCGTCCACCACCCTCGGTAACTTCTGGGTCGACATGACCCGCGCCACCCTCTACGGCCTGCTGCCGCTGTGCATCGTGCTCGCGCTGCTGCTGGTCTGGCAGGGCGTACCGCAGACGTTCGCCGACTATGCCCACGCGCTGACCCTGCAAGGCAGCGAGCAGACCATCCCACTGGGCCCTGCCGCCAGCCAGATCGCCATCAAGCAGCTGGGCACCAACGGCGGCGGCTTCTTCGGCGTCAACTCGGCGCACCCGTTCGAGAACCCAACGGCCTGGAGCAACCTGTTCGAGGTGGCCTCGATCATCCTCATCCCGGTCGCACTGGTGTTCACCTTCGGCCACTACGTCAAGGACCTACGCCAGAGCCGGGCAATCCTTGCCTGCATGTTGGCGCTGTTCCTGATCGGTGGCAGCACCGCGCTGTGGTCCGAATATCAGCCCAACCCCGCAATTGAGAACGCTCAGGTGCAGCAATCGGCGCCGATGGAGGGCAAGGAGAGCCGCTTCGGCACCACCGGTTCGGTGCTATGGACGGTCACCACCACCGCCGCCTCCAACGGCTCGGTCAACGCCATGCACGACAGCCTCAACCCGCTGACCGGCATGGTCGCGATGGTCAACATGATGGTCGGCGAGGTGATCTTCGGCGGCGTCGGCGCCGGGCTCTACGGCATGCTGCTGTTCGTCTTGATCGCAGTGTTCCTGGCCGGGCTGATGATCGGCCGCACTCCGGAATATCTGGGCAAGAAGCTCCAGGCCCGCGAAGTGCAGTTGCTGGTGGCGACGTTGTTGGTGATGCCCGTTGGCGTGCTGGTGCTCGGCGCCATCGCCGCCAGCTTGCCAGGCCCGGCCGCTGCCGTAACCAACCCCGGCGCGCACGGCTTTAGCCAGCTGCTCTATGCCTATACCTCCGGCACCGCCAACAACGGCTCGGCCTTCGCCGGCTTCGGCGCCAACACGATCTACCACAACCTGATGATCGCCCTGGCCATGCTCATCGGCCGCTTCGGCTACATCCTGCCGGTGCTGGCCCTGGCGGGAAGCTTGGCGGCGAAGAAAAGCGCGCCGCTGGGGCACAACAGCTTCCCCACCCACGGCCCACTGTTCACCAGCCTGCTGCTGGTCACCATCCTGCTGGTCGGCGGCCTGACCTTCTTGCCAACGCTGGCCCTGGGCCCCATTGCCGAACACCTGAGCCTGGGTTTCTGA
- the kdpF gene encoding K(+)-transporting ATPase subunit F has translation MNMLDGVSLLLAVALAVYLLVALLRADRS, from the coding sequence ATGAATATGCTCGATGGGGTGTCACTGCTGCTGGCAGTGGCGTTGGCGGTTTACCTGCTGGTGGCGCTGTTGCGCGCCGATCGCAGCTAG
- the kdpC gene encoding potassium-transporting ATPase subunit KdpC — MTAYVRPALSLALLMTLVTGAMYPLAVTGIAQFAFPEQANGSLVRDAQGQVRGSALIAQQATGDGWFHPRPSAAGYATVASGASNLGPSNPALAQRITADASALYRADLGPVPQALLTTSGSGLDPHLPPAAVAYQIPRVAAARQVPVERLQALLEEATLHPLIGPPVVNVLALNQALEKWPH; from the coding sequence ATGACTGCTTATGTACGCCCGGCCTTGAGCCTGGCCCTGCTGATGACCCTGGTGACCGGTGCGATGTATCCCCTGGCGGTGACCGGGATTGCCCAGTTCGCCTTCCCCGAACAGGCCAATGGCAGCCTGGTGCGCGACGCCCAAGGGCAGGTACGCGGGTCGGCCTTGATCGCCCAACAGGCGACGGGCGATGGCTGGTTCCATCCACGGCCTTCGGCGGCAGGGTATGCCACTGTGGCCAGTGGTGCGAGTAACCTCGGCCCGAGTAATCCGGCGCTGGCGCAGCGGATAACGGCCGATGCCAGTGCGCTTTACCGCGCAGATCTTGGCCCTGTGCCGCAGGCCCTGCTGACCACCTCCGGCAGCGGTCTGGACCCGCACCTGCCGCCAGCGGCGGTGGCCTATCAGATCCCGCGGGTGGCAGCGGCGCGGCAAGTACCGGTAGAGCGCTTGCAAGCCCTGCTCGAAGAGGCCACCCTCCACCCATTGATCGGCCCGCCAGTGGTCAACGTCCTGGCCTTGAATCAGGCCTTGGAAAAATGGCCACATTGA
- a CDS encoding sensor histidine kinase — translation MSDSARADALLAGLPREGRGRLKVFLGAAPGVGKTYAMLQAAHAQQRQGVQVVAGVVETHGRGETEALFAGLLQQPLLRSDYRGVTLEEMDLDGLLKAAPPLVLVDELAHTNAPNSRHAKRWQDVQELLAAGIDVYTTVNVQHLESLNDKVRDITGVQVRETLPDWVLQEAFELVLIDLPPRELLERLREGKVYVPEQARAAIDAFFSQTNLSALRELAMQTAAAQVDADLAHGYRQRGQEAPALRGRLLVGVDGDEQAERLVRHASRVAQRRHLPWSLVHVDNGKLRDENARQRLQAAQQLAERLGGEVVLLRAGEVARTLIQHASERRASLVLVGQSRDRWRRRLFGAGVATRLLRESHGLEINVLDRDVQPVAARAVVKRVWVWRHYLLALLATALAAGLAWAVSSVLALPNISLVFLAAVLLVAVRSSLGPALACAALSFLTYDFLFIPPNFSFSIQREEDVLTLVFFLLMAALTGNLAARQRRQLQALRETQAQTNQLLDLSRRLTVATDRQAVLNAANQHLDGWQDVQVCLMERGSEGLLQVASGQPPALTDNERAAADWAWQHGQAAGHGSDTLPHGRWWWWPLAVEDQPLALLGVRPRTNDSLSPQRRRLLMALAQPLAQALARARLGEQLEAARLHGETEQLRSALLASVSHDLRTPLTAMRGSIDSLLALGDAIPPEDRRELLEGTRNEAERLDRYIQNLLDMTRLGHGGLKLARDWVAPADIVGSALNRLRVVLAPLRVSTDVPTELPLLFVHAALIEQALVNVLENAARFSPNNGRLELRVQVRDEQLCLVVSDQGPGIPVAEREKIFDMFYTAARGDRGGQGTGLGLAICQGMIGAHGGSILVGEGIDGQGTCITLCLPLPTQPETESQDS, via the coding sequence ATGAGTGATTCCGCCCGCGCCGACGCGCTGTTGGCGGGCTTGCCCCGCGAAGGCCGCGGCAGGCTCAAGGTATTTCTCGGCGCCGCCCCTGGCGTAGGCAAGACCTACGCCATGCTCCAGGCCGCCCACGCCCAGCAACGCCAAGGCGTGCAAGTGGTCGCTGGGGTGGTCGAAACCCACGGCCGCGGCGAAACCGAAGCGCTGTTCGCCGGCCTGCTCCAGCAACCCTTGCTACGCAGCGACTACCGCGGGGTAACCCTGGAAGAAATGGACCTCGACGGCCTGCTCAAGGCCGCACCGCCGTTGGTCCTGGTCGACGAACTGGCCCACACCAACGCCCCCAACAGCCGCCACGCCAAACGCTGGCAAGACGTCCAGGAACTGCTGGCAGCCGGCATCGACGTCTACACCACGGTCAACGTCCAGCACCTGGAAAGCCTCAACGACAAAGTCCGCGACATCACCGGCGTGCAGGTGCGCGAAACCCTGCCGGACTGGGTCCTGCAAGAAGCCTTCGAACTGGTCCTGATCGACCTGCCGCCGCGCGAGCTGCTCGAGCGCCTGCGCGAAGGCAAGGTCTACGTCCCCGAGCAGGCCCGCGCCGCCATCGACGCGTTCTTCTCGCAAACCAACCTCAGCGCCTTGCGCGAGCTGGCCATGCAAACCGCCGCCGCGCAGGTCGATGCCGACCTCGCCCACGGCTACCGCCAACGCGGCCAGGAAGCTCCGGCCTTGCGCGGCCGGCTATTGGTCGGTGTCGACGGCGACGAGCAGGCCGAGCGCCTGGTGCGCCACGCCAGCCGCGTCGCCCAGCGCCGCCACCTGCCGTGGAGCCTGGTCCATGTCGATAACGGCAAGCTGCGCGACGAGAATGCCCGGCAACGCCTGCAAGCGGCCCAGCAATTGGCCGAACGGCTGGGCGGCGAGGTGGTCTTGCTGCGCGCTGGCGAAGTCGCACGCACGCTGATCCAGCACGCCAGCGAGCGCCGCGCCAGCCTGGTGCTGGTCGGCCAATCGCGCGACCGCTGGCGCCGTCGTCTGTTCGGCGCGGGCGTGGCTACACGTCTGCTGCGTGAAAGCCATGGCCTGGAGATCAACGTGCTCGACCGCGATGTGCAACCGGTAGCGGCGCGGGCGGTGGTCAAGCGTGTCTGGGTCTGGCGCCATTACCTGCTGGCGCTGCTCGCCACCGCGCTGGCAGCGGGTCTGGCTTGGGCGGTGTCCAGCGTGTTGGCGCTGCCGAACATCTCGCTGGTGTTCCTCGCCGCTGTATTGCTGGTCGCAGTACGCAGCAGCCTCGGCCCGGCACTGGCCTGCGCCGCGCTGTCGTTCCTGACCTATGATTTTCTGTTCATCCCGCCCAACTTCTCCTTCAGCATCCAGCGCGAAGAAGACGTGCTGACCCTGGTGTTCTTCCTGCTCATGGCGGCACTGACCGGCAACCTTGCCGCGCGTCAGCGTCGCCAGCTGCAAGCCCTGCGCGAGACTCAGGCGCAGACCAACCAACTGCTCGACCTGTCGCGCCGCTTGACCGTGGCCACCGACCGTCAGGCCGTGCTCAACGCCGCCAACCAGCACCTCGATGGCTGGCAAGACGTGCAGGTGTGCCTGATGGAGCGCGGTAGCGAAGGCCTGCTGCAGGTCGCCAGTGGCCAGCCGCCGGCGCTGACCGATAACGAACGCGCCGCGGCCGACTGGGCCTGGCAACATGGCCAGGCCGCCGGCCACGGCAGCGACACCTTGCCCCATGGCCGCTGGTGGTGGTGGCCGCTGGCGGTCGAAGACCAGCCGCTGGCCTTGCTGGGCGTGCGCCCGCGTACAAACGACAGCCTGAGCCCCCAGCGCCGCCGGCTGCTGATGGCCCTGGCCCAACCGCTGGCCCAGGCCCTGGCCCGCGCGCGCCTGGGCGAGCAACTGGAAGCGGCGCGCCTGCACGGCGAAACCGAACAACTGCGCAGCGCCTTGCTCGCCTCGGTCTCGCACGACCTGCGCACCCCACTGACCGCCATGCGCGGCAGCATCGACAGCCTGCTGGCGCTGGGCGATGCGATCCCTCCCGAGGACCGTCGCGAGTTGCTCGAAGGCACCCGCAACGAAGCCGAGCGTCTCGATCGCTACATCCAGAACCTGCTCGACATGACCCGTCTCGGCCACGGTGGTCTCAAGCTGGCCCGCGACTGGGTCGCCCCGGCCGACATCGTCGGCAGCGCCCTCAACCGCCTGCGCGTGGTGCTGGCGCCACTGCGGGTGAGCACCGACGTACCCACTGAGTTGCCGCTGCTGTTCGTGCATGCTGCGTTGATCGAGCAAGCATTGGTCAATGTCCTGGAAAACGCCGCGCGCTTCTCACCCAACAACGGCCGCCTCGAACTGCGCGTACAGGTGCGCGACGAGCAACTGTGCCTTGTCGTCAGCGACCAAGGCCCAGGCATCCCGGTGGCCGAGCGCGAGAAGATTTTCGACATGTTCTACACCGCCGCCCGCGGCGACCGGGGGGGGCAAGGCACTGGCCTGGGCCTGGCGATCTGCCAAGGCATGATCGGTGCCCACGGCGGTAGCATCCTGGTCGGCGAAGGCATCGATGGCCAGGGCACCTGCATCACTCTATGCTTGCCGCTGCCCACCCAACCTGAAACCGAAAGCCAAGACTCATGA
- a CDS encoding DUF4892 domain-containing protein produces the protein MSIRIVIAACLGLASPIVWAGTLPVPLDGKVVDERPAVEQERVYPMGALRKISGRLRVEGKVESRGQVNSVTYLLPTERTAREAFTSAREALQRDGGYPLFWCEKRDCGEASLWANEVFKNARLNGGDDQQAFILLRRSAEEANTLVALYSVTAGNKRAYLHVEEFVAEQPLGELLPTSATVMRELRDTGKLDYPDLAEPKDAWVTLLSRSLNLDSTLRVSLSGEQAEAWREQLAKAGVRSARLEVGTAPTEGLHLELIR, from the coding sequence ATGAGCATTCGAATCGTCATCGCCGCCTGCCTGGGCCTGGCCAGCCCGATAGTGTGGGCCGGCACGCTGCCGGTCCCGTTGGACGGCAAAGTTGTCGATGAGCGCCCTGCGGTCGAGCAGGAGCGCGTCTATCCGATGGGCGCATTGCGCAAGATCAGTGGCCGCCTGCGCGTTGAAGGCAAGGTCGAGAGCCGTGGCCAGGTCAATTCCGTCACTTACCTGTTGCCCACCGAGCGTACCGCGCGCGAAGCCTTCACCAGCGCCCGCGAAGCGCTGCAGCGTGACGGCGGCTACCCGTTGTTCTGGTGTGAAAAACGTGACTGCGGCGAAGCCAGCCTGTGGGCCAATGAAGTGTTCAAGAACGCTCGGCTCAATGGCGGCGACGACCAACAGGCGTTCATCCTCCTGCGGCGCTCGGCAGAAGAGGCCAACACCCTGGTAGCGTTGTACAGCGTCACCGCTGGCAACAAGCGCGCCTACCTGCATGTGGAAGAGTTCGTTGCCGAGCAACCGCTGGGCGAACTGCTGCCCACCTCGGCTACGGTGATGCGCGAGCTGCGCGACACCGGCAAGCTCGACTACCCTGATCTTGCTGAGCCCAAGGATGCCTGGGTGACCCTGCTGAGCCGCAGCCTCAACCTCGACAGCACCCTGCGCGTGAGCTTGAGCGGCGAGCAAGCCGAAGCCTGGCGCGAACAACTGGCCAAGGCCGGTGTGCGTAGCGCGCGCCTGGAAGTGGGCACGGCACCGACAGAAGGCTTGCACCTGGAATTGATCCGCTGA
- a CDS encoding alpha/beta fold hydrolase translates to MSAQVEEIRLNLGHIELAAHLFGPADGIPVIALHGWLDNANSFARLAPRLKGLRIVALDLAGHGYSEHRPAGASYALADYAHDVVRVAQQLGWERFGLLGHSLGAIISVQLAGALPDRVSHLLMIDGVIAPTGVEQDAAERLGMALQAQLRLDGKRKSVYANLEEGVEARMKGMVAVSREAAELLAQRGLMPVPGGYSWRSDSRLTLPSPVRLSETQAMAFVKRVKCNACLVVAADGMLARHTALLEQLPFEQVSLPGGHHLHLNDEHGATLVADCINRFFGFP, encoded by the coding sequence ATGAGCGCGCAGGTCGAGGAAATCCGCCTGAACCTGGGCCATATCGAACTGGCCGCGCACCTGTTCGGCCCCGCCGACGGCATCCCGGTGATCGCCCTGCATGGCTGGCTGGACAACGCCAACAGCTTCGCCCGCCTGGCGCCCCGCCTCAAAGGGCTGCGCATCGTCGCGCTGGATTTGGCCGGGCATGGCTACTCGGAGCATCGCCCGGCCGGCGCCAGCTATGCGCTGGCCGATTACGCCCACGACGTAGTGCGGGTTGCCCAACAGCTCGGTTGGGAGCGCTTCGGCCTGCTTGGGCACTCATTGGGGGCGATCATTTCCGTGCAACTGGCCGGCGCCTTGCCTGATCGGGTCAGCCATTTGCTGATGATCGACGGCGTCATTGCGCCAACCGGCGTCGAGCAAGACGCTGCCGAACGGCTAGGCATGGCGCTGCAGGCCCAGTTGCGCCTGGATGGCAAGCGCAAGTCGGTGTACGCCAACCTGGAGGAGGGCGTCGAGGCGCGCATGAAAGGCATGGTCGCCGTCAGTCGCGAAGCCGCCGAACTGCTGGCCCAGCGCGGCCTGATGCCGGTGCCCGGCGGTTACAGCTGGCGCAGCGACAGCCGCCTGACCCTGCCATCGCCCGTGCGGCTGAGCGAAACCCAGGCCATGGCCTTCGTCAAACGCGTAAAGTGCAATGCCTGCCTGGTGGTGGCCGCCGATGGCATGCTTGCCCGGCACACGGCGTTGCTGGAGCAGCTACCCTTTGAACAGGTTTCACTGCCAGGCGGCCATCACCTGCACCTGAATGACGAGCACGGCGCGACCCTTGTCGCAGACTGTATCAATCGCTTTTTCGGGTTTCCTTGA
- a CDS encoding alpha/beta fold hydrolase translates to MSQQIFFAHANGFPSATYGKLFAALAPDYQVQHLEQHAHDPRFPVDDNWLNLVNELLHHLAQQDAPVWGVGHSLGGVLHLHAALRCPQYYRGVVMLDSPVLTRADQWVIRAAKRFGFIDRITPAGRTLGRRESFSDRDSARGYFAGKTLFRHFDPDCLEAYLEHGLQAAQDGLRLRFDPATEISIYRSIPHLSPAPARQLQVPLAMVRGERSRVIRRHHALAVRGMPQGEYHSVPGGHMFPLERPDDTASLIKGLFDRWSQA, encoded by the coding sequence ATGTCGCAGCAGATCTTCTTCGCCCATGCCAATGGCTTTCCCTCGGCCACCTACGGCAAGCTGTTTGCCGCACTGGCGCCGGACTACCAAGTCCAGCACCTGGAGCAGCATGCGCACGATCCGCGCTTTCCGGTCGATGACAACTGGCTGAACCTGGTCAATGAGCTGCTCCATCACCTGGCCCAACAGGACGCGCCGGTCTGGGGCGTCGGCCACTCGCTGGGCGGCGTGCTGCACTTGCATGCGGCGCTGCGTTGCCCGCAGTACTACCGCGGCGTGGTAATGCTCGACTCGCCCGTGCTGACCCGCGCCGATCAATGGGTAATCCGCGCGGCCAAGCGCTTTGGCTTCATCGACCGCATCACCCCGGCAGGGCGCACCTTGGGCCGGCGCGAGTCATTCAGTGATCGCGACAGCGCCCGTGGCTACTTTGCCGGCAAGACCCTGTTCCGCCACTTCGACCCGGATTGCCTGGAAGCTTATCTGGAACACGGCCTGCAAGCAGCGCAAGACGGCCTGCGCCTGCGCTTCGATCCGGCCACCGAGATCAGCATCTACCGCAGCATTCCCCACCTCAGCCCAGCTCCGGCGCGCCAGCTGCAGGTGCCGCTGGCGATGGTCCGCGGCGAGCGCAGCCGGGTGATCCGCCGCCACCATGCCCTGGCCGTGCGCGGCATGCCCCAGGGGGAATACCACAGCGTGCCGGGCGGGCACATGTTCCCGCTGGAGCGCCCCGACGATACCGCCAGCCTGATCAAGGGCCTGTTCGATCGCTGGAGCCAGGCATGA
- a CDS encoding AI-2E family transporter gives MANNDRLLVQILLLALLGAGLWVMAPFISALLWGAILAFASWPLMRLLTRLLGGRETLAASVLTTVWILLVALPLVWLGFNLADHIRDATAFVRDVQVDGLPDAPSWLGGIPFVGERLVAMWDSVDQQGAALIASIKPYLGQVGNWLLARSAQIGSGVLELTLSLVFVFFFYRDGPRLAAFVLRLLQRLIGERAEYYIDLVAGTVQRVVNGVIGTAAAQGLLAMIGFLIAGVPGAIVLGLVTFMLSLIPMGPPLAWIPATAWLVWQGEYGMAVFLGIWGTFVISGVDNVLKPYLISRGGNLPLVIVLLGVFGGLIAFGFIGLFIGPTLLAVAYSLLLDWSRSAGQHTPQR, from the coding sequence ATGGCCAACAATGATCGCCTGCTGGTCCAGATCCTCCTGCTGGCGCTGCTCGGTGCCGGCTTGTGGGTGATGGCGCCGTTTATTTCCGCGCTGCTGTGGGGCGCTATCCTGGCGTTCGCCAGCTGGCCATTGATGCGCCTGCTCACGCGCCTGCTCGGCGGGCGCGAGACCCTCGCCGCCAGCGTGCTGACCACGGTGTGGATCTTGCTGGTGGCGCTGCCGCTGGTGTGGCTGGGGTTCAACCTGGCCGATCATATTCGTGATGCCACGGCTTTCGTGCGCGATGTCCAGGTCGATGGCTTGCCCGACGCACCGAGTTGGCTGGGCGGTATTCCCTTTGTCGGTGAACGGCTGGTGGCGATGTGGGACTCCGTCGACCAGCAAGGCGCTGCGCTGATTGCATCGATCAAACCGTACCTGGGCCAGGTGGGCAACTGGCTGCTGGCGCGCAGTGCACAGATCGGCAGCGGCGTGCTCGAGCTGACCTTGAGCCTGGTGTTCGTGTTCTTCTTCTACCGCGACGGGCCACGTCTGGCGGCGTTCGTCTTGCGCTTGTTGCAGCGGTTGATCGGCGAGCGTGCCGAGTACTACATCGACCTGGTGGCCGGCACCGTGCAGCGGGTGGTCAACGGCGTGATTGGTACCGCGGCGGCGCAAGGGCTGCTGGCGATGATCGGATTCCTGATCGCCGGGGTCCCTGGCGCTATCGTGCTTGGCCTGGTCACCTTCATGCTCAGCCTGATCCCCATGGGGCCACCGTTGGCCTGGATCCCCGCGACGGCCTGGCTGGTGTGGCAGGGGGAGTATGGGATGGCGGTGTTCCTCGGTATCTGGGGTACCTTCGTCATCAGCGGCGTGGATAACGTGCTCAAGCCCTACTTGATCAGCCGCGGCGGCAACCTGCCGTTGGTGATCGTGCTGCTTGGGGTATTTGGCGGGTTGATCGCATTTGGCTTCATTGGCCTGTTCATCGGGCCGACCTTGCTCGCAGTGGCCTACAGCCTGCTGCTGGACTGGAGCCGTAGCGCCGGGCAGCACACGCCACAGCGCTGA